A stretch of the Polyangiaceae bacterium genome encodes the following:
- a CDS encoding NHLP bacteriocin export ABC transporter permease/ATPase subunit: MGISQQEIAELRAHFGSDASEVLVEGDDPLLLVDPAFVYVTQVPHHQLFCVGYEGGTAVGRREHVALCATGQLVAGAEPGPAVLLLSGAAGSHVLRIPSARFFQAFGDPRAKSLVERLFDGFIELLLATLPSAPVPTRCDAVAPGSTQSEVVAPLRAATGLVWAQLDSPPSRYGGVDVPIEPSTPLAWPLTETRWVACEGAARAQRSSDLVAGDPSAGFAREFQAFVIGFLGAQRIELERARLERDQASREAEGQFVSDSLRQLALVGRGERLAPELGRGEAFEIACKKIALWLEIPMPPIPKPKGAALSHMQGALSRITGVRTRPVMLDEGWFHHDAGALLGFLMGEESELHPVALFPVRSGYVMDDPRSEAPQPVTDELTERLHPQSYQFYAPFPDRPITPLDVLLFSSRRARNDILYTTAIGMALGSLTTLIPLLTGQVFDTLIPGAERGLLLQLTLVLLCIYLGQGLFDVARGLALVRAQTRMDVTLEAGIWDRLLSLPLPFFREYSAGDLASRAAGIGQIRDVLAGTTLAALMSGLFSIWNLGFLFVIDTNLALAATGLVLVAAVPAALATRYALRRQREVAAVDGKIEGLLLQLFSGISKLRVTAAENRAFAVWARLFARRRDQDLGAEWVNVRMSVFQSVFPIVCSIVLYWLLASGGKQKVSTGQFLAFSAAFGMFLGSTLHVIDAVLHSLMVIPMYERAKPILAQRPESQGGGVRPELKGAIEVNHVSFRYEAKGPLILEDVSLQIGADEFVALVGPSGSGKSTLLRLLLGFEAPTEGGIYYDGQALPGLDVRVVRKQIGVVMQNSKVMAGDMFTNIVGSTGLGLDDAWRAARAAALDKDIEAMPMGIHTVISQGGGTLSGGQRQRLLIARALAPQPRILFFDEATSALDNVTQAVVSESLESLRVTRVVIAHRLSTIRHADKIVVLDKGRVVQTGRFEELMAVEGPFRALAKRQTV, from the coding sequence ATGGGAATCTCGCAGCAAGAGATCGCCGAGCTCAGGGCCCACTTCGGCTCGGACGCCAGCGAGGTGCTGGTAGAAGGGGACGATCCGCTCCTGCTCGTCGATCCGGCCTTCGTGTACGTCACACAGGTCCCCCATCACCAGCTGTTCTGCGTGGGCTACGAGGGGGGCACTGCCGTCGGACGCCGAGAGCACGTCGCGCTGTGTGCGACCGGTCAGCTGGTCGCCGGCGCCGAGCCCGGTCCTGCCGTGCTGTTGCTCTCGGGCGCTGCGGGGAGCCATGTGCTCCGCATTCCGTCCGCGCGCTTCTTCCAGGCGTTCGGCGATCCTCGGGCGAAGAGCCTGGTCGAGCGACTGTTCGACGGGTTCATCGAGCTCCTCCTAGCGACGCTGCCGTCGGCTCCCGTCCCCACCCGCTGCGACGCCGTCGCGCCCGGCTCGACCCAGAGCGAGGTCGTGGCGCCCCTGCGCGCGGCGACGGGCTTGGTGTGGGCCCAGCTCGACAGCCCGCCCAGCCGCTACGGCGGCGTGGACGTTCCCATCGAACCGAGCACGCCGCTCGCGTGGCCCCTGACGGAGACCCGATGGGTCGCGTGCGAGGGCGCAGCCCGCGCCCAGCGGAGCTCGGACCTGGTGGCGGGCGACCCGTCGGCCGGGTTCGCGCGAGAGTTCCAGGCATTCGTCATCGGCTTCCTCGGCGCTCAGCGCATCGAGCTCGAGCGCGCGCGACTGGAGCGCGACCAGGCATCGCGAGAGGCCGAGGGGCAGTTCGTGTCCGACTCGCTCCGGCAGCTGGCGCTGGTGGGCCGAGGGGAGCGCCTCGCCCCGGAGCTCGGTCGCGGCGAAGCCTTCGAGATCGCCTGCAAGAAGATCGCCCTGTGGCTCGAGATCCCGATGCCCCCGATCCCGAAGCCGAAGGGAGCCGCGCTCTCGCACATGCAGGGCGCGCTCTCCCGGATCACGGGCGTTCGGACGCGGCCAGTCATGCTCGACGAGGGCTGGTTCCATCATGACGCCGGGGCCCTGCTCGGCTTCTTGATGGGAGAGGAGTCCGAGCTGCACCCGGTCGCGCTCTTCCCGGTGCGCTCGGGCTACGTCATGGACGACCCGCGGAGCGAGGCTCCGCAGCCGGTCACCGACGAGCTGACGGAGCGCCTGCACCCGCAGTCCTACCAGTTCTACGCCCCGTTCCCCGACCGCCCCATCACGCCGCTCGACGTGCTCTTGTTCTCGAGCCGCCGCGCCCGGAACGACATCCTCTACACGACGGCGATCGGCATGGCGCTGGGCTCGCTGACGACGCTCATCCCGCTGCTCACCGGGCAGGTCTTCGACACGCTCATCCCCGGGGCAGAGCGCGGCCTCTTGCTGCAGCTGACGCTGGTCTTGCTCTGCATCTACCTCGGGCAAGGCTTGTTCGACGTCGCCCGGGGTCTGGCCCTGGTGCGCGCCCAGACGCGCATGGACGTGACCCTGGAAGCTGGGATCTGGGATCGCCTGCTGAGCCTTCCTCTGCCCTTCTTCCGTGAGTATTCGGCCGGTGATCTCGCCTCGCGTGCGGCCGGAATCGGCCAGATCCGTGACGTCCTCGCGGGCACGACGCTGGCCGCGCTGATGAGCGGGCTGTTCTCGATCTGGAACCTCGGTTTCCTGTTCGTGATCGACACGAACCTGGCGCTGGCGGCGACGGGTCTCGTCCTGGTCGCGGCGGTGCCGGCAGCCCTCGCCACGCGCTACGCCCTCCGGCGCCAGCGCGAGGTCGCGGCCGTCGACGGCAAGATCGAGGGCCTCTTGCTCCAGCTCTTCAGCGGCATCTCGAAGCTCCGCGTCACCGCCGCGGAGAACCGCGCATTCGCGGTCTGGGCACGCCTGTTCGCGCGCCGCCGCGACCAAGACCTGGGCGCCGAGTGGGTGAACGTGCGCATGTCGGTGTTTCAGAGCGTGTTCCCGATCGTGTGCAGCATCGTGCTCTACTGGCTGCTGGCGAGCGGCGGGAAGCAGAAGGTCAGCACCGGACAGTTCCTGGCGTTCAGCGCTGCGTTCGGAATGTTCCTGGGTTCCACGCTGCACGTGATCGACGCCGTCTTGCACTCGCTCATGGTCATCCCCATGTACGAGCGGGCCAAGCCGATCCTGGCGCAGCGTCCGGAGAGCCAAGGAGGAGGCGTCCGGCCGGAGCTCAAGGGCGCCATCGAGGTCAACCACGTCTCGTTCCGCTACGAGGCCAAAGGTCCGCTGATCCTCGAGGACGTCAGCCTCCAGATCGGTGCTGACGAGTTCGTCGCCCTGGTCGGTCCGTCGGGGTCCGGCAAGTCCACGCTGCTGCGCCTGCTCCTCGGCTTCGAAGCACCGACGGAGGGCGGCATTTACTACGACGGCCAGGCGCTGCCCGGGCTCGACGTCCGCGTCGTCCGCAAGCAGATCGGCGTAGTCATGCAGAACAGCAAGGTCATGGCCGGCGACATGTTCACGAACATCGTCGGGAGCACGGGCCTCGGCCTGGACGACGCCTGGCGCGCTGCACGCGCCGCGGCCCTCGACAAGGACATCGAGGCGATGCCCATGGGCATCCACACCGTCATCTCACAGGGCGGCGGCACGCTCTCCGGCGGCCAGCGCCAGCGCCTGCTGATCGCGCGCGCGCTGGCTCCGCAGCCGCGCATCTTGTTCTTCGACGAGGCCACCAGCGCCCTCGACAACGTGACTCAAGCCGTGGTCAGCGAGAGCCTCGAGAGCCTGCGCGTCACGCGCGTGGTCATCGCCCACCGCCTGAGCACCATCCGCCACGCAGACAAGATCGTCGTCCTCGACAAAGGTCGCGTCGTGCAGACCGGCCGGTTCGAGGAGCTGATGGCCGTCGAGGGACCGTTCCGGGCGCTGGCCAAACGACAGACCGTCTAA
- a CDS encoding NHLP family bacteriocin export ABC transporter peptidase/permease/ATPase subunit — translation MEATECGAASLAIVLEHYGTFVPLSKLREECGVSRDGSKASNVLKAARKYNLEAKGFRKEPHELRSMQLPLIIHWNFNHFLVLEGFSKGRAYLNDPAQGPTSVTEEELNRAFTGVVLACKPGPDYQPSGRRPSMLGMLGRRLEGSRSAVAFVALAGLCLVMPGMVVPVFGMVFVDEVLVGGQIGWLPRLLGAMVLAAILSAALTALQRVYLLKLVSRLGVKTASAFLWHALRLPVGFYAARSPGDLADRVRANDAVAHTLSGRISGIVLDLLLVVFYAGFMLYIDPWLTLIGFATVAAHLGLLRAAERMRTDLSRQVGQHAGKLAGVASGGLQMIETIKGTGSESEFFSQWAGYQAKLVAAQQKLAQRDQLLVTATDLLGRFNSLLVLGVGALRVMDGHMSLGMLVAFQGLMSSFVHPVESLSQVGAALQQLRGNLERLDDVLGHGADDALTEPETESAEIKRLTGALELKQLTFGYLPFSPPLVTDLDLKIAPGQRIALVGGSGSGKSTVAKLVCGLYRPWQGEISFDGEPRESLPRATITSSVAIVDQEVTLFEGTVRENLTLWDDTIPEADVVQAAKDACIHQDIAKLPGGYDARVQEGGGNFSGGQRQRLEIARALARQPSLIVLDEATSALDPETEQKVDANLRRRGCSCLIIAHRLSTIRDSDEIIVLERGRVVQRGAHEELLSQGGLYRELITTG, via the coding sequence ATGGAGGCCACCGAATGCGGCGCGGCGAGCCTCGCGATCGTGCTGGAGCACTACGGCACCTTCGTCCCACTCTCGAAGCTGCGGGAGGAGTGCGGAGTCTCCCGTGACGGCAGCAAGGCCAGCAACGTCCTCAAGGCCGCGCGCAAGTACAACCTCGAGGCGAAGGGGTTTCGCAAGGAGCCCCACGAGCTGCGCTCGATGCAGCTGCCGCTGATCATTCACTGGAACTTCAACCACTTCCTGGTGCTCGAGGGCTTCTCCAAGGGGCGCGCCTACCTGAACGATCCGGCGCAAGGGCCGACCAGCGTCACGGAGGAGGAGCTGAACCGTGCCTTCACGGGAGTGGTGCTCGCGTGCAAGCCCGGCCCCGACTACCAGCCCTCCGGGCGGCGGCCCTCGATGTTGGGCATGCTCGGGCGACGACTCGAGGGCTCGCGCTCGGCCGTGGCGTTCGTCGCGCTCGCCGGGCTGTGCCTGGTGATGCCCGGGATGGTCGTGCCGGTCTTCGGCATGGTCTTCGTGGACGAGGTGCTCGTCGGCGGTCAGATCGGCTGGCTGCCTCGGCTGCTCGGGGCAATGGTGCTCGCTGCGATCCTGAGCGCCGCGCTCACGGCGTTGCAGCGAGTCTACTTGCTGAAGTTGGTGAGCCGCCTCGGGGTCAAGACCGCGTCGGCCTTCTTGTGGCACGCGCTCCGGCTTCCGGTCGGCTTCTACGCCGCGCGTTCTCCCGGCGATCTGGCGGACAGGGTGCGCGCCAACGACGCCGTCGCGCACACGCTCTCGGGACGAATCTCGGGCATCGTCCTCGATCTCCTCCTGGTGGTCTTCTACGCCGGATTCATGCTGTACATCGACCCGTGGCTGACGCTCATCGGCTTCGCCACGGTCGCCGCGCACCTGGGACTCCTGCGCGCCGCCGAGCGCATGCGGACGGATCTCAGCCGCCAGGTGGGGCAGCACGCGGGCAAGCTGGCGGGCGTCGCGAGTGGTGGCCTGCAGATGATCGAGACCATCAAGGGCACGGGCTCCGAGTCGGAGTTCTTCAGCCAATGGGCGGGGTACCAGGCCAAGCTGGTGGCGGCGCAGCAGAAGCTCGCGCAGCGGGACCAGCTGCTGGTCACCGCGACCGACCTCTTGGGGCGATTCAACTCGCTGCTGGTGCTCGGTGTCGGTGCTCTGCGCGTGATGGACGGCCACATGAGCCTCGGCATGCTCGTCGCTTTCCAGGGACTGATGTCGAGCTTCGTGCACCCGGTCGAGAGCCTGTCGCAGGTCGGAGCGGCGCTTCAGCAGCTGCGCGGCAACCTGGAGCGCCTGGATGACGTGCTGGGGCACGGCGCCGACGACGCGCTCACCGAGCCTGAGACGGAGAGCGCCGAAATCAAGCGCCTGACCGGCGCGCTGGAGCTGAAGCAGCTGACCTTCGGGTACTTGCCGTTCTCGCCGCCCCTGGTGACGGACCTCGACCTGAAGATCGCCCCCGGCCAACGCATCGCGCTGGTCGGCGGCAGCGGCAGTGGAAAGTCGACGGTCGCCAAGCTCGTCTGCGGCCTGTACCGACCGTGGCAGGGCGAGATCTCCTTCGACGGTGAGCCCCGCGAGTCGCTGCCGCGCGCCACCATCACCTCGTCGGTGGCCATCGTCGATCAGGAGGTCACGCTGTTCGAGGGGACGGTACGCGAGAACCTCACGCTCTGGGACGACACCATTCCAGAGGCGGACGTGGTGCAGGCCGCCAAGGACGCCTGCATCCACCAGGACATCGCGAAGCTGCCCGGAGGCTACGACGCCCGCGTGCAAGAGGGCGGTGGCAACTTCAGCGGAGGCCAGCGCCAGCGCCTGGAGATAGCCCGCGCCCTGGCCCGGCAGCCGTCTCTGATCGTGCTGGACGAGGCCACCAGCGCCCTCGATCCAGAGACGGAGCAGAAGGTCGACGCGAACCTCCGGCGCCGCGGTTGCAGCTGCCTGATCATCGCGCACCGATTGAGCACCATTCGCGACTCGGACGAGATCATCGTCCTCGAGCGCGGCCGCGTCGTGCAGCGCGGCGCTCACGAAGAGCTCCTGTCTCAGGGTGGGCTCTACCGGGAGCTGATCACGACGGGCTGA
- a CDS encoding NHLP bacteriocin system secretion protein codes for MASNKIFRKAALERLKSPEQLDTLMRVTDPKGWLALVGCAVIIGAALVWGVLGTIQTKVSASGILLSGAGITELTAPGEGQIASLEIQAGTDVKKGQVIARIDQPALKEQIESTQSRLDGLVAPDAGAAAEMQSRYRERLEGDLKRMRRQFEDNGKVVSNMDGRVVELRATVGSKVSAGTPIVALEETGGRQGLEALLYFDSHQGKLLKPGMQIELVPSVVRKERYGVLFGRVRAVEDFPSTRLGMLGALRNEQLVDSFIQEAGGAPIAVRAELTADRNTPSGYRWSSGKGPDVILTSGTRCTGAVITRSQRPIALVFPALDSGG; via the coding sequence ATGGCCTCGAACAAGATCTTCCGCAAGGCCGCGCTGGAGCGGCTCAAGTCGCCGGAGCAGCTCGACACGCTGATGCGGGTGACCGACCCCAAGGGCTGGCTCGCGCTCGTCGGTTGCGCCGTGATCATCGGCGCAGCGCTGGTCTGGGGAGTGCTCGGCACGATCCAGACCAAGGTCTCCGCGAGCGGGATCTTGCTGTCGGGGGCCGGGATAACCGAGCTGACGGCGCCGGGTGAAGGACAGATCGCGTCGCTGGAGATCCAGGCCGGTACCGACGTGAAGAAGGGGCAGGTCATCGCCCGCATCGACCAGCCGGCGTTGAAAGAGCAAATCGAGAGCACGCAGTCTCGCCTCGACGGTCTGGTCGCTCCGGACGCGGGCGCCGCCGCCGAGATGCAGAGCCGGTACCGCGAGCGGCTGGAGGGCGATCTCAAGCGGATGCGTCGCCAGTTCGAGGACAATGGCAAGGTCGTCAGCAACATGGACGGGCGCGTGGTCGAGCTGCGCGCAACCGTCGGGAGCAAGGTCTCGGCGGGAACGCCCATCGTCGCCCTGGAGGAGACGGGAGGGCGCCAAGGCCTGGAGGCGCTGCTCTACTTCGATTCCCACCAAGGCAAGCTGCTGAAGCCAGGGATGCAGATCGAGCTGGTGCCCTCCGTGGTGCGCAAGGAGCGCTACGGCGTGCTGTTCGGGCGCGTGCGCGCGGTGGAGGACTTCCCTTCAACGCGCCTCGGGATGCTCGGCGCCCTGCGAAACGAGCAGCTGGTGGACTCGTTCATCCAGGAAGCAGGCGGCGCCCCCATCGCGGTGCGCGCCGAGTTGACGGCCGACAGGAACACTCCCAGCGGGTATCGCTGGTCGAGCGGCAAGGGCCCGGACGTGATCCTGACCAGCGGCACCCGCTGCACGGGCGCCGTCATCACCCGGTCTCAACGGCCGATAGCGCTGGTATTCCCCGCGCTCGACTCCGGCGGTTGA
- a CDS encoding cyclic nucleotide-binding domain-containing protein yields MRKVLFIFGQLSDTDVDWLAKTGRRKRLPKASVLITEGVAVETFYIVIDGELVVTQGKPRREIARLGGGEIVGEMSFVDARPPSATVTALTDVVVCAIPTEKLGQALTENNAFAARFYKAVATFLSDRLRKATDTDYDDELDDSVLDNVDRAGARFNALSRSLLDA; encoded by the coding sequence ATGCGCAAAGTGCTTTTCATCTTCGGGCAGCTCTCGGACACCGACGTCGACTGGCTCGCGAAGACCGGGCGGCGGAAGCGCCTGCCGAAGGCGAGCGTGCTGATCACCGAAGGGGTCGCCGTGGAGACCTTCTACATCGTGATCGACGGCGAGCTCGTGGTGACCCAAGGCAAGCCGCGTCGCGAGATCGCACGCCTGGGCGGCGGAGAAATCGTGGGTGAGATGTCCTTCGTCGACGCCAGGCCCCCGAGCGCCACCGTGACCGCTCTGACCGACGTCGTGGTGTGCGCCATCCCCACCGAGAAGCTCGGCCAGGCCCTGACCGAGAACAATGCGTTCGCCGCGCGCTTCTACAAGGCGGTCGCGACCTTCCTCTCGGACCGCCTGCGCAAGGCGACGGACACGGACTACGACGACGAGCTCGACGACAGCGTGCTCGACAACGTCGACCGCGCCGGTGCTCGCTTCAACGCGCTCAGCCGTTCGCTCCTGGACGCTTGA
- a CDS encoding radical SAM protein: MATRFLFDQVVLQPTSLCNLNCSYCYVPHRDEDRRMSPRVTERLAESLWALPKHQNPIYLLWHSGEPLAVGLAHMRALCEPFLGLEAERQIAHRLQTNATLIDAAWCEFFDERRWEIAISLDGPRDLNRHRLDWAGRPSFEKVLRGIERLREVKCDLVVLLVVTEETLGQARDLYEFFAGLGCIRLGVNIEERSGINLGRPMLEDPRVAAFWSDLYEAFAKNPVIEIREFRLFAAWWDAVLGVPPPADEQPTYRTNLLPTIGYDGEVVFLSTEILQTDAGRYGRFEVGNILTESLDDLVKRAKRTPYVRDFLEGVDACKAQCSYYSFCGGGFPANKFSELGTMNATETVGCLNTRRRLYDVLMEKMRGQDRSAAETLLPKRT, from the coding sequence ATGGCGACCCGGTTCTTGTTCGACCAGGTGGTGCTGCAGCCCACCTCACTCTGCAATCTGAACTGCTCGTACTGTTACGTTCCGCACCGCGACGAAGATCGTCGCATGTCACCCCGGGTGACCGAACGACTGGCGGAGTCGCTCTGGGCGCTGCCCAAGCACCAGAACCCCATCTACCTGCTCTGGCACTCGGGTGAGCCTCTGGCGGTGGGCCTCGCGCACATGCGGGCGCTGTGCGAGCCCTTCCTGGGCCTGGAGGCCGAGCGACAGATCGCCCATCGGCTGCAGACGAACGCGACCCTGATCGACGCGGCGTGGTGCGAGTTCTTCGACGAGCGCCGCTGGGAGATCGCCATCAGCTTGGACGGGCCGCGGGACCTGAACCGTCATCGGCTGGACTGGGCCGGCCGGCCGTCGTTCGAGAAGGTGCTCCGCGGCATCGAGCGCCTGCGCGAGGTGAAGTGCGACCTCGTCGTGCTCCTGGTCGTGACCGAAGAGACGCTCGGGCAGGCCCGCGACCTGTACGAGTTCTTCGCCGGGCTCGGCTGCATCCGCCTCGGGGTCAACATCGAGGAGCGCTCGGGCATCAACCTGGGGCGGCCGATGCTCGAGGACCCTCGGGTCGCGGCGTTCTGGTCGGACCTGTACGAGGCGTTTGCCAAGAACCCGGTGATCGAGATCCGGGAGTTCAGGCTGTTCGCCGCCTGGTGGGACGCAGTCCTTGGCGTCCCGCCGCCGGCGGACGAGCAGCCGACCTACCGGACCAACCTGCTCCCGACCATCGGCTACGACGGAGAGGTCGTCTTTCTCTCGACCGAGATCCTCCAGACCGACGCCGGAAGATACGGGCGCTTCGAGGTCGGGAACATCCTGACCGAGAGCCTCGACGACCTGGTGAAACGCGCGAAGCGCACGCCCTACGTCCGAGACTTCCTCGAAGGGGTGGACGCCTGCAAGGCGCAGTGCAGCTACTACAGCTTCTGCGGGGGCGGCTTCCCCGCCAACAAGTTCTCCGAGCTCGGAACCATGAACGCGACCGAGACCGTCGGTTGCCTCAACACGCGGCGCCGGCTGTATGACGTGCTGATGGAGAAGATGCGGGGCCAGGACCGATCGGCCGCCGAGACGTTGCTGCCCAAGCGAACCTGA